A window of the Streptomyces sp. NBC_01351 genome harbors these coding sequences:
- a CDS encoding MarR family winged helix-turn-helix transcriptional regulator, with product MTSMAPDERIGAHIKRAEQALLAAKNAAVKPAAVTVPQYAALLWLAEKPGVSAAALARLCGVTPPTMNTVLKNLQERGLIERTPHELHRNVLETRLTPEGRAVMEQADAGAVRVERALAAAFSTEERERLIALLGRCAEVLDEQR from the coding sequence ATGACCTCCATGGCCCCCGACGAGCGCATCGGCGCGCACATCAAGCGCGCCGAGCAGGCGCTCCTCGCGGCGAAGAACGCCGCGGTCAAGCCGGCCGCAGTAACGGTTCCTCAGTACGCCGCGCTGCTCTGGCTGGCCGAGAAGCCCGGCGTCTCCGCCGCCGCGCTCGCCCGGCTGTGCGGGGTGACGCCGCCGACCATGAACACCGTGCTGAAGAACCTCCAGGAGCGCGGGCTCATCGAACGGACCCCGCACGAGTTGCACCGCAACGTGCTGGAGACCCGCCTCACCCCGGAGGGCCGCGCGGTGATGGAGCAGGCGGACGCCGGCGCGGTGCGCGTGGAGCGGGCGCTGGCCGCCGCGTTCAGCACGGAGGAGCGGGAGCGGCTCATCGCGCTGCTGGGGCGGTGCGCCGAGGTCCTCGACGAGCAGCGCTGA
- a CDS encoding SMP-30/gluconolactonase/LRE family protein, translating to MKRLATTSLTAALALACLGAAPAPAPSPEAARISTAFSIPGGKVYPEGIGTDPRTHTVYVGSYADGTVYRARPGRTEAEVFLPSGTDGRRTANGLRVDARGRLWVTDSTAGVSVYDTATGSRLAHFEVAGGEPRFVNDLTITPDGSAYLTDSIRGVIYRVTPEQLAAGSGPLTPAYDLSPALRPRPAGGFSLNGIVSDGAGRYLLTVDMPEGDLYRVDLATGAVRRVDLGGRDMKAADGLALSPGGTLRVAHNTTNTLTRWQLTTDGTRARLTRTITDPSLQIPTTLAHTRGRTLVVRSQFDKDGPLTPSTGTPTTFTIASVRGL from the coding sequence ATGAAACGCCTCGCCACCACCTCCCTGACCGCCGCCCTGGCCCTGGCCTGCCTGGGAGCCGCACCCGCGCCCGCCCCCTCTCCGGAGGCCGCCCGAATATCCACCGCCTTCTCCATACCCGGCGGAAAGGTCTACCCCGAGGGCATTGGCACCGACCCCCGTACGCACACCGTCTACGTGGGCTCGTACGCGGACGGCACCGTCTACCGGGCCCGCCCCGGCCGCACCGAGGCGGAGGTGTTCCTGCCTTCCGGAACGGACGGCCGCCGCACGGCGAACGGCCTGCGGGTCGACGCCCGGGGCCGGCTCTGGGTGACGGACTCCACGGCCGGGGTCTCGGTCTACGACACCGCGACCGGCTCCCGCCTGGCCCACTTCGAGGTGGCGGGCGGCGAGCCCCGCTTCGTGAACGACCTGACGATCACCCCGGACGGCTCCGCGTACCTCACCGACAGCATCCGCGGGGTGATCTACCGCGTGACCCCGGAGCAGCTGGCCGCGGGCAGCGGCCCGCTCACCCCGGCGTACGACCTCTCCCCCGCCCTGCGCCCCCGCCCGGCGGGCGGCTTCAGCCTCAACGGCATCGTCTCGGACGGCGCCGGCCGCTACCTCCTCACCGTGGACATGCCGGAGGGGGACCTCTACCGCGTCGACCTCGCCACCGGCGCCGTCCGCCGCGTCGACCTCGGCGGCCGCGACATGAAGGCCGCCGACGGCCTCGCCCTCTCCCCCGGGGGCACCCTGCGCGTGGCGCACAACACCACCAACACCCTGACCCGTTGGCAGCTCACTACGGACGGCACCCGGGCCCGCCTGACCCGCACGATCACGGACCCGTCCCTCCAGATCCCGACGACCCTCGCCCACACGCGGGGCCGCACCCTGGTGGTCCGCTCCCAGTTCGACAAGGACGGCCCGCTGACCCCGAGCACCGGCACCCCGACCACCTTCACGATCGCCTCGGTACGCGGCCTCTGA
- a CDS encoding alpha/beta hydrolase, which produces MHQHPQPPAPPRPYEPEGPHSPQPQPKRSRRRIWISSVVALALLLGGVGFAGWKLDWFSGNGDAVSFGKPTPAPAGPQKSDPSSPAASPTPTGDPDVQMPSGPKSDFKQTAKLDDGTIIAKARLAGAKSGFEGDVWVWAPKEYDDPKYAKSAFPVLIALPGGNGFPNNYWADRSLGLQKAITEGVQAGTSLPFIVIMPVLNPDNKYYYDGADIPGQPKMGTWIAEDVPDFTRANFRTYKSRDGWAFMGSSSGAFVGMKTVLQHPDKFKAVIASGGEIVPDSPLWKGHQAAMDANNPETLAKKLIDTNGPEVHINFQIGTKESGKDRMVQFQQAYGKGPVKTTIRDIQNGEHNGWHYVRGMKEGSLEWISKVMKGPKPAAG; this is translated from the coding sequence GTGCACCAGCACCCGCAGCCCCCGGCCCCGCCCCGGCCCTATGAGCCCGAGGGGCCGCACTCGCCGCAGCCGCAGCCGAAGCGGTCCCGGCGCCGAATATGGATCAGCTCCGTCGTCGCCCTCGCGCTCCTCCTCGGCGGCGTCGGCTTCGCCGGCTGGAAGCTCGACTGGTTCTCCGGCAACGGCGACGCCGTCAGCTTCGGCAAGCCGACCCCGGCCCCGGCCGGCCCGCAGAAGAGCGACCCGAGCTCCCCGGCGGCCTCGCCCACGCCCACCGGTGACCCCGACGTACAGATGCCGAGCGGCCCGAAGTCCGACTTCAAGCAGACCGCCAAGCTGGACGACGGCACGATCATCGCCAAGGCCCGCCTCGCCGGCGCGAAGTCCGGCTTCGAGGGCGACGTATGGGTGTGGGCGCCCAAGGAGTACGACGACCCGAAGTACGCCAAGAGCGCCTTCCCGGTGCTCATCGCGCTCCCCGGCGGCAACGGCTTCCCGAACAACTACTGGGCCGACCGCAGCCTCGGCCTCCAGAAGGCCATCACCGAAGGCGTCCAGGCCGGCACCAGCCTGCCCTTCATCGTGATCATGCCGGTGCTCAACCCGGACAACAAGTACTACTACGACGGCGCCGACATCCCCGGTCAGCCCAAGATGGGCACCTGGATCGCCGAGGACGTCCCGGACTTCACCCGCGCCAACTTCCGTACGTACAAGTCCCGTGACGGCTGGGCCTTCATGGGCTCCTCCTCCGGCGCGTTCGTCGGCATGAAGACGGTCCTCCAGCACCCGGACAAGTTCAAGGCCGTGATCGCCAGCGGCGGCGAGATCGTCCCCGACTCCCCGCTCTGGAAGGGCCACCAGGCGGCGATGGACGCGAACAACCCCGAGACCCTCGCCAAGAAGCTGATCGACACCAACGGGCCCGAGGTCCACATCAACTTCCAGATCGGTACGAAGGAGAGCGGGAAGGACCGGATGGTGCAGTTCCAGCAGGCCTACGGCAAGGGCCCGGTCAAGACCACCATCCGCGACATCCAGAACGGCGAGCACAACGGCTGGCACTACGTCCGGGGCATGAAGGAAGGCTCCCTGGAGTGGATCAGCAAGGTGATGAAGGGGCCCAAGCCCGCGGCCGGCTGA
- a CDS encoding trypsin-like serine peptidase, with amino-acid sequence MSTLVKGASAAAAAGIAAVCAVAFFKPPGDRPVLPFPTVGVLMADGEHWCTASVVDSPKGNVVATAAHCVAPAGEDGEPGEVAHDGLAIGELAFVPAFSGEGAGTHPLGVWKVRSIHVDDRWTKWGEDTADFAFLTVAPDEDGRSLQEAVGGAAAPEPEWTSGYDRDVTVVGYPESEHNPQNKPVSCTTQTMHDEDDPAMLYMSCAGFWTGTSGSPWIADRGGPGRPGRLIGVLSGGDTDVDSTAALFDEQAKALYERAARG; translated from the coding sequence ATGAGCACCCTGGTGAAGGGGGCCTCGGCGGCCGCCGCGGCGGGGATCGCGGCGGTGTGCGCCGTCGCGTTCTTCAAGCCGCCCGGCGACCGGCCGGTGCTGCCCTTCCCCACCGTCGGCGTGCTCATGGCGGACGGAGAGCACTGGTGCACGGCGAGCGTCGTCGACAGCCCGAAGGGCAACGTCGTCGCCACCGCCGCGCACTGCGTGGCCCCGGCGGGCGAGGACGGGGAGCCGGGCGAGGTCGCGCACGACGGCCTGGCCATCGGCGAGCTCGCCTTCGTCCCCGCCTTCTCCGGAGAGGGCGCCGGCACCCACCCCCTGGGGGTGTGGAAGGTCCGCTCGATCCACGTCGACGACCGCTGGACGAAGTGGGGTGAGGACACCGCCGACTTCGCCTTCCTCACCGTCGCGCCGGACGAGGACGGGCGCAGCCTGCAGGAGGCGGTCGGCGGCGCGGCGGCCCCGGAGCCCGAGTGGACCTCCGGGTACGACCGGGACGTGACCGTCGTCGGCTACCCGGAGTCCGAGCACAACCCGCAGAACAAGCCCGTCTCCTGCACCACGCAGACCATGCACGACGAGGACGACCCGGCCATGCTGTACATGAGCTGCGCGGGCTTCTGGACGGGCACCAGCGGCAGCCCCTGGATCGCCGACCGCGGCGGCCCGGGGCGGCCCGGCCGGCTGATCGGCGTACTGAGCGGCGGGGACACGGACGTGGACTCGACGGCCGCGCTC
- a CDS encoding APC family permease, with translation MTNALDTPPTRKKTQGIGVSALVVFYVSSIVGTGILLVPGLTEAQAGPAALLAWVALALASYPFARFFAEVSARNPHASGLGSVVAGGFGPRHGRSASLLLLTTYAVGNPVMGVVSAGSLLHLLGVPDAPDTLLYAVAGGFMLLSTGFTLLGVATGARIQAASLVVLLAGLGAAVVLAVPHMEAGSYTPFLAAGWGSVGTAVVIAFFSFLGWENVSTLADQVEDPARSYRRAIRYAVPVVGLLYVCVTAAYLAVPGDDPLVITALLGASLGGSGVAVGDLLALGLSLIATNAWVLGASRLLGSASRDGLLPRSVTARPGRPPAVLGGAYLVVLGALAATGAGVELALITTSACFLLLYVVAAAAALRAPDAAPALRVTAKVTLLISAGFLAFAGTGLAIAAALALGCHLAAHSNSQNRKALER, from the coding sequence ATGACGAATGCCCTCGACACGCCGCCGACCCGGAAGAAGACCCAGGGGATCGGCGTCAGCGCCCTCGTCGTCTTCTACGTCAGCAGCATCGTCGGCACCGGCATCCTCCTGGTTCCGGGTCTCACCGAGGCGCAGGCCGGTCCGGCCGCCCTGCTGGCCTGGGTGGCGCTGGCCCTGGCCTCGTACCCCTTCGCCCGGTTCTTCGCCGAGGTGTCGGCCCGGAACCCGCACGCCTCGGGCCTCGGATCGGTGGTGGCGGGGGGCTTCGGGCCCCGCCACGGCCGGTCCGCGTCCCTCCTGCTGCTGACCACCTACGCCGTCGGCAACCCCGTCATGGGCGTGGTCTCGGCCGGCAGCCTGCTCCACCTCCTGGGCGTCCCCGACGCACCGGACACCCTGCTGTACGCGGTCGCCGGCGGCTTCATGCTGCTGTCCACCGGCTTCACCCTGCTGGGCGTGGCCACCGGCGCCCGCATCCAGGCGGCCTCCCTGGTCGTCCTGCTGGCCGGCCTCGGCGCGGCCGTCGTCCTGGCCGTGCCGCACATGGAGGCGGGCTCGTACACGCCGTTCCTCGCGGCGGGCTGGGGCAGCGTGGGCACGGCCGTCGTCATCGCCTTCTTCTCCTTCCTCGGCTGGGAGAACGTCTCCACCCTCGCCGACCAGGTCGAGGACCCGGCCCGGTCCTACCGCCGCGCGATCCGCTACGCGGTGCCGGTCGTCGGCCTGCTCTACGTCTGCGTCACCGCGGCCTACCTTGCCGTACCCGGAGACGACCCGCTGGTCATCACCGCGCTGCTGGGCGCCTCCCTGGGCGGGAGCGGCGTGGCGGTCGGCGACCTGCTGGCCCTCGGCCTCTCGCTGATCGCGACGAACGCCTGGGTGCTGGGGGCCTCCCGGCTGCTCGGCTCCGCCTCCCGCGACGGCCTGCTGCCGCGGTCGGTGACCGCGCGGCCCGGCCGCCCGCCGGCCGTGCTGGGAGGCGCCTACCTGGTGGTCCTCGGCGCGCTCGCCGCCACGGGGGCCGGCGTGGAGCTGGCGCTCATCACCACCAGCGCCTGCTTCCTCCTGTTGTACGTCGTCGCCGCCGCGGCCGCCCTGCGCGCCCCCGACGCGGCGCCCGCCCTGCGTGTCACCGCGAAGGTCACGCTGCTGATCTCGGCCGGCTTCCTCGCCTTCGCCGGCACCGGCCTGGCGATCGCCGCCGCCCTCGCACTCGGCTGCCACCTCGCGGCCCACTCGAACTCCCAGAACCGAAAGGCCCTTGAACGATGA
- a CDS encoding alpha/beta hydrolase: MQHDQQGDGSPTTEGGRRPKRLRLLLISGGLVIALAAGGTAAYKFGLFSEIGEPVSFGKVQEKSSRTSKASETSVVPEPASGVRMPTGPKAEFTRTSRLPDGTQIGKTTLTGAKSGFTGDVWVWVPKEYDDPRYAKSAFPVLISLPGGRGYPTNYWGTGPGLGLQQAVSDGAKAGTSLPFILIMPVHNADTKHHFDASDIPGQPKMGTWMVEDVPDFTKANFRTFTSRDGWAFMGSSAGGFGAFKHVLKHPDRFKAAIASGVDIVPDSPLWKGNTQAMDQDNPEKLAEKLIKAGGPDVYVNFQIGTAETGRDKAEKFMKEYGKGPVHTTLQVIQDGEHNGKSYVRGMREGALEWISKVMSAPTPDPAVR; the protein is encoded by the coding sequence GTGCAGCATGACCAGCAAGGCGACGGCAGCCCCACGACCGAGGGCGGCCGTCGCCCCAAGCGCCTGCGCCTGCTTCTGATCAGCGGCGGGCTCGTGATCGCCCTGGCCGCCGGAGGAACGGCGGCGTACAAGTTCGGCCTCTTCTCGGAGATAGGGGAGCCGGTCTCCTTCGGGAAGGTCCAGGAGAAGAGCTCCAGGACGTCCAAGGCGTCCGAGACGTCCGTGGTCCCCGAGCCTGCGTCGGGCGTGCGCATGCCGACCGGGCCGAAGGCCGAGTTCACCCGCACCAGCCGGCTGCCGGACGGCACCCAGATCGGGAAGACGACCCTCACCGGGGCGAAGTCCGGGTTCACGGGGGACGTGTGGGTGTGGGTGCCCAAGGAGTACGACGACCCGAGGTACGCGAAGAGCGCCTTCCCGGTCCTGATCTCCCTGCCCGGCGGCCGCGGCTATCCGACGAACTACTGGGGCACCGGCCCCGGCCTCGGCCTGCAGCAGGCCGTCAGCGACGGGGCGAAGGCCGGCACCAGCCTGCCCTTCATCCTGATCATGCCGGTGCACAACGCCGACACCAAGCACCACTTCGACGCCTCCGACATCCCCGGTCAGCCCAAGATGGGCACCTGGATGGTCGAAGACGTCCCGGATTTCACGAAGGCCAATTTCCGGACCTTCACCTCCCGCGACGGCTGGGCCTTCATGGGCTCCTCGGCCGGCGGGTTCGGCGCCTTCAAGCACGTCCTGAAGCACCCCGACCGCTTCAAGGCGGCCATCGCGAGCGGGGTCGACATCGTCCCCGATTCCCCGCTGTGGAAGGGGAACACGCAGGCCATGGACCAGGACAACCCGGAGAAGCTCGCCGAGAAGCTGATCAAGGCGGGCGGGCCGGACGTCTACGTCAACTTCCAGATCGGCACCGCCGAGACCGGCCGCGACAAGGCCGAGAAGTTCATGAAGGAGTACGGGAAGGGTCCCGTGCACACCACGCTGCAGGTGATTCAGGATGGTGAGCACAACGGGAAGTCGTACGTACGAGGCATGAGGGAGGGCGCGCTGGAGTGGATCAGCAAGGTGATGTCGGCGCCGACCCCCGATCCCGCCGTGCGATGA
- a CDS encoding lysine N(6)-hydroxylase/L-ornithine N(5)-oxygenase family protein, producing the protein MSSLYASDTQTPVYDVVGVGFGPANLALAIAIEEYNEAAAPDQRLTAIFLEKQADFGWHRGMLLEGATMQVSFLKDLATMRNPTSRFGFVPYLQDRGRLVDFINHKVLFPSREEFHDYLGWCADGVDHMVGYGLEVSAVRTATDADPGSRIVEVDVAVVGASGTEPTTYRARNIVLGTGLVPKLPAGIESSERVWHSSEFLHRLDRFTEPDPHRFVVVGAGQSAAEVADHLHRTYPGAEVCAVLSRYGYSPADDSPYANRFFDPEAVDLYHGAEPAVRDRLMGYHRNTNYGVVDIDLIDELYRRSYQEKVRGEERLRILNTSRVDRLDQDPEGLGVHVRNLATGTTERLTADAVVYATGYTEPDPTRLLGDLAASCLRDGEGRLRIRRDYRVDTTPELEAAIYLQGGTEHTHGITGNLLSMAAVRAGEVCASLVTRRTAPETATALA; encoded by the coding sequence ATGAGCTCCCTGTACGCGTCCGATACGCAGACCCCCGTCTACGACGTCGTGGGCGTCGGCTTCGGCCCCGCCAACCTCGCCCTCGCCATCGCCATCGAGGAGTACAACGAGGCCGCCGCTCCGGACCAGCGGCTGACGGCGATCTTCCTGGAGAAGCAGGCCGACTTCGGCTGGCACCGCGGCATGCTCCTCGAAGGGGCCACCATGCAGGTGTCCTTCCTCAAGGACCTGGCCACGATGCGCAACCCGACCAGCAGGTTCGGCTTCGTGCCCTACCTCCAGGACCGCGGCCGCCTCGTGGACTTCATCAACCACAAGGTGCTCTTCCCCTCGCGCGAGGAGTTCCACGACTACCTCGGCTGGTGCGCCGACGGAGTGGACCACATGGTCGGCTACGGGCTGGAGGTCAGCGCCGTCCGCACCGCCACCGACGCCGACCCGGGCTCCCGCATCGTCGAGGTGGACGTCGCCGTCGTCGGCGCGTCCGGCACCGAGCCCACCACCTACCGCGCCCGCAACATCGTCCTCGGCACGGGCCTGGTGCCCAAGCTCCCCGCCGGCATCGAATCCTCCGAACGCGTCTGGCACTCCAGCGAGTTCCTGCACCGTCTGGACCGGTTCACCGAGCCCGACCCGCACCGCTTCGTCGTCGTCGGTGCCGGACAGAGCGCCGCGGAGGTCGCCGACCACCTGCACCGCACCTACCCCGGTGCCGAGGTCTGCGCGGTCCTCTCCCGCTACGGCTACAGCCCGGCCGACGACAGCCCGTACGCCAACCGCTTCTTCGACCCCGAGGCGGTGGACCTCTACCACGGCGCCGAACCGGCCGTCCGGGACCGGCTCATGGGCTACCACCGCAACACCAACTACGGCGTCGTGGACATCGACCTCATCGACGAGCTGTACCGCCGCTCCTACCAGGAGAAGGTCCGCGGCGAGGAGCGCCTGCGCATCCTCAACACCTCCCGCGTGGACCGCCTCGACCAGGACCCCGAGGGCCTCGGCGTCCACGTCCGCAACCTGGCCACCGGCACCACCGAGCGCCTCACCGCCGACGCCGTCGTCTACGCCACGGGCTACACCGAGCCGGACCCCACCCGCCTCCTCGGCGACCTGGCCGCCTCCTGCCTGCGCGACGGCGAGGGACGGCTCCGGATCCGGCGCGACTACCGCGTGGACACCACCCCGGAGCTGGAGGCGGCGATCTACCTCCAGGGCGGCACCGAGCACACCCACGGCATCACCGGAAACCTCCTGTCGATGGCCGCCGTCCGGGCGGGCGAGGTCTGCGCCTCCCTGGTGACCCGCCGCACCGCCCCGGAAACCGCCACGGCCCTGGCCTGA